Part of the Desulfolutivibrio sulfoxidireducens genome is shown below.
CAGGTCTTCATATCACGCTTTTCCCCATTCCCGCGTCCGTGGCACAGCTCTTGCCCTAACCCGGCATCACTCACACCGCGACGGGAGGTACTCCAATGCGCAAGATAGCGATTTACGGCAAGGGCGGCATCGGTAAATCCACGACCACGCAGAACACGGTGGCCGGCCTGGCCGAGATGGGCAAGAAGATCATGGTGGTGGGGTGCGACCCCAAGGCCGACTCCACCCGGTTGCTCCTGCACGGGCTGGCCCAGAAATCGGTCCTCGACTCCCTGCGCGAGGAGGGCGAGGACGTGGAACTCGACGACATCCTCAAGGAAGGCTTCGGCGGCATCATGTGCACCGAATCCGGCGGCCCCGAACCGGGCGTGGGCTGTGCCGGCCGGGGGATCATCACCGCCATCAACATGCTTGAACAGCTCGGGGCCTACGAGGCGGACAAGAAGCTCGACTACGCCTTCTACGACGTCCTGGGCGACGTGGTCTGCGGCGGATTCGCCATGCCGATCCGCGACGGCAAGGCCGAGGAGATCTACATCGTGTGTTCCGGCGAGATGATGGCCATGTACGCGGCCAACAACATCTGCAAGGGCATCGTGAAGTACGCGAACACCGGCGGGGTGCGCCTGGGCGGCATCATCTGCAACAGCCGCAAGGTGGACAACGAACAGGAGATGATCGAGGAGTTGTGCCGCCAGCTCGGCACCCAGATGATCCACTTCATGCCCCGCGACAACATGGTGCAGAAGGCCGAGATCCACCGCAAGACGGTCATCGACTACGATCCGACCCATCCCCAGGCCGACGAATACCGGACCTTGGCCAGAAAGATCGACGAGAACAAGATGTTCGTGATCCCCAACCCCCTGGACATGAACCGGCTGGAAAAGATGCTCATCGACTTCGGCATCGCCAACTAGGGTCACGATAAAATAACAGAGGACATGCATCCCTGAAATACACGCTCATGGTGTGACGTGATTCGCCGCCGGGCACAAACGCCGTGAAGCGGTGAACGCACACGGGTCCCGAAGCGTGCCCAGGGCCGCTGACCCAAGGCGCGACAGCGAGACCGAGAGCACGACCGGCCCCCCGAGGCGGATACGGGCAAGGCCGTCGCGGCGGAAATTTCGAACAGGCAAGGCCCCTTCGCGAGACGGCGGACCATGCCACAGGACCCCCGCGCGGCGCGATGCGCGGCGAGAGCGCCGCACGGGAAACGGCCCGACGCGGCCGCAACGAAAAACCGACAAGGAGATACGGATATGTTGACCATGGTGAGAGCCATCGTGCGCCCTGAAAAAACCGACGACGTCCTTTCCGCCCTCATGGACGCCGGGTTCCCGGCCGTGACCAAGTTCAACGTGGCCGGGCGCGGCAAGCAGCGCGGCATCAAGATCGGCGAGATCCACTACGACGAGCTCCCCAAGACCATGCTCATCTGCGTGGTCAAGGACGACGACAAGGACTACGTCATAAAGACCATCATGGAGAGCGCCCGGACCGGCAAGCAGGGCTCCTTCGGCGACGGCAAGATCTTCGTGAGCCCGGTTGAGGAGATGTACACCATATCGTCGGGCACGAAGGAATCCTAAGGAGAGCGGTCATGAAGGAAGTCACGGCGATCATCCGCATGAACAAGATGAACCAGACCAAAAAGGCCCTGGCCGACGCGGGCATCCCGGCCTTCGTGGCCCTGGAGTGCCTGGGGCGGGGACGCGGCCTGATCAACCAGGCCGTGCTTCAGGGCGCGGCCGAGGGCAACGAGGAGGCCATCGCCCTTCTGGGCACCAAGGGCCGTCTCTACCCCAAACGCATGGTCACGGTGGTGGTTCCGGACGCGGACGTGGCAAAGGTGGTGGAGACCATCATGGCCGTGAACCGCTCGGGCAAGGCCGGCGACGGCAAGATCATGGTCATGCCCATAAGCGATTCCGTGCGGGTGCGCACGGGCGAGGCCGGCGAGGCCGCCGTCTCCTGACGCGTCCGGTCCTTCGCGGCGCAAAGGCCCCACCGGAAAGAGAACAAGACCAGCGAGGTATACAGATGAGCACGACTCCCAAGAACATCGAGGAGCTCAAGAAGGAGCTTTTGGACAAGATGCCCACCAAGGTCGCGCGCAAGCGGGACAAGGGCATCGTCCCAGGAGCCGGTTCCGGCGAGGCCATCCCCGTGATCCAGGCCAACGTCCGCACCATCCCCGGCATTCTGACCCAGCGCGGCTGCACCTATGCCGGGTGCAAGGGCGTGGTGCTCGGGCCCACCCGGGACATCGTCAACCTGACCCACGGCCCCATCGGCTGCGGCTTCTATTCCTGGCTCACCCGCCGCAACCAGACCGACGCCGGGCCTGACGGCGACAACTACATGACCTACTGCTGCTCCACGGACATGACCGAGAACGACATCGTCTTCGGCGGCGAAAAAAAGCTGCGCGCGGCCATCCGTGAGGCCTACGACAACCTGCATCCGAAGACCATCTCGATCTTCGCCACCTGTCCCGTGGGCCTTATCGGCGACGACATCCACGCCGTGGCCCGCCAGATGCAAGACGAGCTGGGCATCACCGTGTTCGCCAACTCCTGCGAGGGCTACAAGGGCGTGTCCCAGTCCGCCGGGCACCACATCGCCAACAACCAGATATTTAGGCACATCATCGGCACGGACGAGACCCCGGTCGAAGGCAAGTACAAGATCAACCTGCTCGGCGAATACAACATCGGCGGCGACGCCTTCGAGATCGAACGCATCTTCGAGAAGTGCGGCATCACCCTTCTGGCCACCTTCTCGGGCAACTCCAGCATCCAGCAGTTCCGCCAGGCCCACCACGCCGACCTCAATACCGTCATGTGCCACCGGTCCCTCAACTACGTGGCCGAGATGATGGAGACCAAGTTCGGCATCCCCTGGATGAAGATCAACTTCATCGGGGCCGAGGCCACGGCCAAGTCGCTTCGGCGCATCGCGACCTACTTCGAGGACCCCGAGCTCATGGCCCGGGTGGAGGAGGTCATCGCCGAGGAGCTGCCGCCGGTTGCGGCCGCGGCGGCCGAGGTTTTTCCCCGCACCGCGGGCAAGACGGCCATGCTCTTCGTCGGCGGCTCACGGGCCCACCACTACCAGGAGCTTTTCCGCGAGATCGGCATGGAGACCCTGGCCGCGGGCTACGAGTTCGCCCACCGCGACGACTACGAAGGCCGCCAGGTGCTGCCCACCATCAAGGTGGACGCCGACTCGCGCAACATCGAGGAACTGGAGATCGAACCCGATCCCACGCGCTACCGGCCCAGAAAGACCCCGGAGCAGATCAAGGCCCTGGAGGACAAGGACCTCCGCTTCAAGGTCTACGAAGGGATGATCGGCGAGATGAAAAAGGAAGCGCTCATCATCGACGACATCAACCAGTACGAGACGCACCGGCTGATCGAACTCTTGAAGCCGGACATCTTTTGCGCGGGCATCAAGGAAAAGTACATCATCCAGAAGATGGGCGTGCCGATGAAGCAGCTCCACAACTACGACATGGGCGGCCCCTACGCCGGATTTAAGGGGGCCATCAACTGGTACCACGAGATCGACCGACTGGTGAACACCAAGGTCTGGAGCCTGATCAAGGCCCCCTGGCGGGAGACCGGTCCCGAGCTCGAGGCCGGCTACGTGGACGCCTGATCCGAATAACGCTTTTGCAACGAGGAAGACACCATGGCCCTTCTCAGACATACCCTTCCGGAAATCAAGGAGCGCGCGGCGCTCACCGTCAATCCGGCCAAGACCTGCCAGCCCATCGGCGCCATGTACGCGGCCCTGGGCGTGCGCGGCTGCATGCCGCACAGCCATGGGTCCCAGGGATGCTGCGCCTACCACCGCTCCACCCTGACCCGGCATTACAAGGAACCCATCGTGGCCGGCACCAGTTCCTTCACCGAAGGCTCCTCGGTCTTCGGCGGCCAGTCGAACCTGCTGCAGGCCATCGACAATATCTTCACCATCTACGAGCCCGACGTCATCGCCGTGCATACCACCTGCCTGTCCGAGACCATCGGCGACGACCTGCGCCAGATCTCGCAAAAGGCCAAGGACGACGGCAAGATTCCCGACGGCAAGCATGTGATCTACTGCAACACCCCAAGCTACGTCGGCACCCATGTCACGGGCTACGCCAACATGGTCAAGGGCATCCTCAAGGGCTTCGTGAAAAAGACCGGAACGCCCACGGGCAAGGTGAACATCATCCCGGGATTTTGCGAGCCCTCGGACATGGCCGAGATGCGCCGCCTGTGCGGCATGCTGGGGGTTCCCATCACCATGGTCCCGGACACCGACGGCGTGGTCAACGGCCCCCTGACCGGCACCTACGAGATGTTCCCCAAGGCCGGGACCACGCCTGCGGAGGTGGCCGGAATGGGCGACGCCACAGGCTCCATCGGCCTTGGCCGCTGGGCCACGGCCGACGCGGTCAACTTCCTGGACGCCGAATACAAGGTGCCCGGCAAGATCGTGGACCTGCCCCTCGGCATCCAGGCCACGGACCGGTTCGTGAACACCCTGCGCACGATGGCCGGCGTCCCGGTACCCGCCAGCGTGGACTTCGAGCGCGGCCAGGTGGTGGACGCCATCTCCGACTACATCCAGTACCTGCATGGCAAGAAGGTGGCCCTGGCCGGCGATCCGGACCAGATCCTGCCCCTGGTGGAGTTCCTTCTGACCCTGGGCATGATCCCGGCCTACGTGGTCACGGGAACCGGCGGCAAGCTCTTCGACGAGCGCATGACCGAACTGCTTGCGGACGCGCCCTACGCCTGCAAGTACAAAAACGGCGAGCAGGCCGACATGTTCCTTCTGCACCAGTGGATCAAGCAGGAGCCCGTCGATCTTCTGATCGGCAACACCTACATGAAATACATCGCCCGGGACGAGGACATCCCGCTGGTGCGCCACGGCTTCCCCATCCTGGACCGCATGGGCCACCAGTACTTCCCGAGCGTGGGCTACATGGGGGCGCTGCGGCTGATCGAGAAGATCACCGGGGCGATCATGGACCGCATGGACCGCGACGCCCCCGAGACCTCCTTCGAACTGCAGATGTAACGACAACCCGGGGAGGGGGAAACCCCCTCCCCTTTTTCACGCCGACGCGAAAGGGAGACAACGCGCATGGAGAAGCCAAAACATCTCATCCTGTGCTGTGCCAGCTTCCGGATGAAGGGAGAGCCCAAGGGCATCTGCCACAAGAAGGGATCGCATTCGCTCATGGGATACATGGAGGAAGGGGTGCTGGACCGGGGACTCGACGCCCGGGTGGTCAGCACGGGGTGCATGAAGCAGTGTGAGGACGGCCCGGTTGTGGTCGTGATGCCCGAGAACTACTGGTACCGGGGCATCGACAGCGAGGACGCCGTGGACGAGATCCTGGACGCCCTGGAAGGCGGCGAGGCGGCCGAGGATCGTCTTTTCACCTAAATTCCCCCCTCCGCCATTGGGCCATTGCCCAACCCCCGCCCCGTCGGAACGCCGCGCCGTCGGGGCGGCTTTTTTGGGGCATCGCCCGTTGACACCAGGACATTTCTGTCCTACATGTCCCCATGTGAAGAACAAGGAATTTCTCAGACGCCTGCGCCGTCACGGCGTTGAACTCATCGAGGGCAAGGGCAAGGGCGGCCACGTCTGGGCCATTCACAACGGCATGAAAACCACGATCCCGGTTCACGGCGGCCGGGACATGGACCCTGACTTTCTCAAGGATATTTGCAAGCAACTAGGTCTTGCCCCCAAGGACGTGCTGTAACGGCACGGCCCCGGCACGCACGGAGGACGCATGTACACCTATCCCGTCACCCTGAAGACGCTTGGCAACGGCGACGTCATGGCCTCGTTTCCGGACGTCCCCGAGGCTGTCACCTACGGAGAGAACGAGGCCTTCGCCCTGGAATGGGCCCAGGACGCCCTGCATGTGGCCCTGGCCGGATATATGGACGATCATCGGGACATTCCGCCCGCTTCCACGCCGGCCCCGGGGCAGCCCACCGTCGGCCCCTCCCCCCTGACGCGGATCAAGCTGGCCATCTATCAGGCCATGCGCGACCAGGGCATCTCCCAACTCCGCCTCGCCGGGCTTTTGCACCGCGACGCCCGGCAGGTGCGGCGCATTCTCGATCTCGATCACCAATCCACCCTCAACCAGCTCGTGGACGCGGCCGCCGTGCTGGGGTTTCGGCTGGATGTCGCGCTTTGCAAAGCGGATGCGGACGACGTCTTGCCCGCCGTGCCCGCTACGGGCTTGGGGACGGCAGCCCCGGCGCGTCAGTGCTGACCCGGCGCGGTGCGGCGAGGTCCACGACGACCGACCTCGCCCAGGCCGAAAGCGCCATCCAATCTGACGTGAACACGCTCCTCAGCTCGATACGCGCCGACATCGCCAAGCTCGACGGCAAGATCGACAAGCTGGCCATGCAGGTGAAGCTGCTCATCATCCTGGCGCTTTTGGCCATCGCCATGTTCAGCCCGAATCTGGCCGCCTTGCTCAAGATCGCGAAATAACCGCCAAGGCCGCTCACTCCGCAATTCCCGCGCCAGCCCCGCTGTGTTCCCGATCTCCCGTCTTAAAACCGATAGGCGACCTTGACCGAAACCGAGGACTGCTCGGACCACACCCGGACCCCGTGCGACCAGGTCATGCTTTGGCCCTCCTCGCGCCAGGTGTGGCTTCCCCGGGTGTCGATGCACAGATATTCCCCCTCCACCCCGAGATCCAGGCTCTCGGTCAGCCCGAACATCACCCCCAGGGTGGCGTGCCAGGCGTTTCCGGCGGTTTTTTCGCGCGTGGTGCGGTCGCCGCGCAGCAGATGCCGGTCCAGGTTGCGCCCGAACACGTAACTCCAGTCCACCTGCGACGTGATCGCGATCCGGTGCAGCACCGGCGGCCTGTCCCACTCGTAGCCCAGGCGCAGGCCGGCGACGAGCTGATACCAATCCTGCTTGAAAGAGATGCTGTCGCCGGGCAGCGGGTCGACCACATTGACCGTGCCGAACGTATTGTATTCATACTGGGTGCCGTCGTGGGCCATGAAGGAGAAACGCTGGAAGCGAAACCCCAGCATGGGGCGCACCCCGAACCCGGCGGGCAGGGTCAAGAGATCGGCCACCTGCATGTCGATATCCGCCGCCAGTTGGTAGCTCGGCCGCATCCGACACTGCGACTCGCTGTAGACCGACAACCGGGTCGGCACCTCGTCGTCGTCCCAGTCGGAATCCCGGAAGGTGCCGGCGTCCTGATCGGACACGCTGGAGAGGTATTCCACGCCGGCGGACAGGCGGCCCAACCGCCGGCGCACCTCAAGCCCGCCCCACACGGATTCGAGGGGGAATTCGAGGCGGCTGAGCGGACTTTGGAAGGGCGAGAATGGATTGCCGAATTCATAGGACGTATGGCTGTTGAACAGAAATTTCGTCTTGAGGGTGACGGACCAGTTCGGGTCGTCGGCCTCGGCTTGGGCGCGCCCCGGCGCACAGGCCGCAACCAGTAGGAACGCCAGAACCACCCCGATACACCGACTTTTCCGCCCTATGGTCACATCGCCCTCCCGGTTTGGTTGCGTCGGTCAGTACGGGAAAACCCGTCCTGCATCAAGCCAATCACGCGACTTGCCCGTCTCTTCTTTTTCCTGCCTTCGCCCTCCTCCCGCACCATAGCCGCCCGCCCCCTCGCCCCCGTCCTTCCCGAGGCCCTTTTCGGGATTCCAAAGGGCACAAGCCCTTTGGCCCCCGGAGGGTATTCCTCTTCTCCTCCTCCCGCCGCCGCAGGCATCTCTTCCCGACGGCAGGTCTTGCGCCTCGCGGCCATTCGCGTTTCCCGGGAAGCTTCGTTGACGCGGCATGTGCCGCCGCGTATTCCCATCATGACATACGAACGACAATCGGATTCCGCTTCCTCCAAAAAGGACGGGCGAACATGCGGCGACTGTTTTTCGGTATCGCGCTTGCGGCGGGGATGCTTTGGCTGTGGGGCTGGGATGCGGTGATCGTCGCCGCGCCGACGCCGCCTCTTCCCTCCTGCAAAAAAGGATAGCACAAAGCCAAACTAATATCGACACGCCCTAGGCTCAAGCGGGACCCCGGTTTACAAGTAGCCGTCATCCTTTTTCTGCTTGACACTAGGCGGTATGTGTTCGCAAAAAGGTCGGGAGAATCCTTAAAAAGGGGAGAATCTTTATGGCTCGTTTTGCGGCAGTCATCGTTTTTCTCATGGTTATTACCGGTTGCGCTAGCATGAAAGTACGGCAAAACGGGGCCATCGATCCCAATGAAAAAACTATAAATGTTCCGCCAGGTGGTGGGTTTGCCGGGAAGGTCAAAGATGCACTTACAGGCAGGGGATGGAAAACCTTCGTCGCGACTGACCTGTCCCAGAGTAGAGCGCTTGGGGGTGACGTGGAATCTGTCCAGGTTTCCAGGAACAATCGCGGCAGGTATACTTTGTTTGTAAACTCAAGCGTCTATGATTTGTGTTTGGATGGAACCGATGCGGTTTCTTACGACATATCCATTGTTGACTCAAAAGAAGGTATCGAAATTTTTACTGCCTCCGGGAGAGGGTGCGAAAACGCAGTAATAAAAAAGCTTATTGAAAAATCAGAGGGGAAGATATGATCGTCAACCCGTCAACATGGATGCATTCCTAGACGCAGAGGGGATGGTGAGCCGCTTTCGTTTGCCGGGGCAAAAAGGATCATTGAGGATTGGAGGCAGGATTACAACACTGTGCGCCCCCCAGCGCTCTCGCAGGTATGAGCCCGGAGGAATACCGAAGAGCCGTTAAAGGGGGAAACCCTGAAACCCAGAGTCCGAACTTATCCGTGGTATACTCGACGGGGTAAGGTCAAACAAGGTCAGGGAATATAATAACGTGTTGATTCTTCTAGTCGATGAGGATGTTTTTGCCGTAACTGGGAGGATGTTATGGGCAGGAAAGGAACTGTAAATATTCATCTATATTTATTTGTCGTCATTTTTGTGATGTTTTTAGTCTCATGCAAGACGACCAAGGAAGAACCTATAAGAAGCGGGCTTCCCGATGATTTTGATCATATCGCGAGGGAAGATATATCTGTAAAAGTAATAGACCAGTGGAAAAAATGTATTGAGAAGGCGACAAGTGACATATCAATAAAAGAAAATGATGTGTATAAAGTATCAACAATAGCATATTATGAATGCGATAAATATGAAAAATTGATGCTTAATAGTAAGCTAGCGTCAAGAAGCAGAGAGTCTGCTTTTGTTGAGCTTGATTATTTAATTAACGACATGAAGATGTACTCTGTTAGAATGGCAAGCAAAGAAAGTAATATAAAGAATGCTGGGAAAGAGGCAAAGAGATACTCGGCTTGCCTTGCAGAAATGATATTGTACTATTTTAAAAAAAACATAAAAAACAAGGAACGTATCTATTCTTTGGCGGTAGAGTCTTGCAAAAAAGAGGAAAATGAAAGCCGAGATTCTCTGCTTACCATGTTTAGCGAAGGAGAAGCGGAAAGTTTAATAGATTATGCTAAAAATTTAAATAAAAAAATACTCAGCGACCCAGCGTATGGGAAAAATCCATATTAGACACACTAATGTGTGTCTTCTCGCCTAATCTTGGACACGGCCATAACCTCTTGACCTGCCGCCCTCCCCTCTCCCCGAATTTCCCTCTTTCCCCTCCAAACACCTACAAATTCGTAGCCTCCCTTCTACGTTTTTGTTGTCGCAAATCGCCCCCCGGCACTGTCACTCTTCCATTATTTCAAGGTGTTGTCTCCTGGCACGGGCCTTGTACTAGCCCCTCCCACATCCGGCCGAACCCGCGGCCGGAAAGGGAGATCGCATGCAACACGCCATTCTCGAGGAACGAAAGGACCAGGTCCACGTCACCGGCAGCGGCCCCTTCGCCCTGGCCTGCAACCGCGACAGCCTAGCCGGCGCGGTCAGCCAGCGGGCCTGCGTGTTCTGCGGTTCGCGGGTGGTCCTCTACCCCATCGCCGACGCCCTGCACCTGGTGCACGGCCCCATCGGCTGCGCGGTCTACACCTGGGACATCCGGGGCGCGTTGTCCTCCGGCCCGGAACTGCACCGATTGAGCTTCTCAACCGACCTTCAGGAAAAAGACGTCATCTTCGGCGGCGAGAAAAAGCTCAAGGCCGCGCTCCTGGAGCTGATCGCCCGGCACAAGCCCAAGGCCGCCTTTGTCTACGCCACCTGCATCGTGGGCATCATCGGCGACGACGTGGCCTCGGTGTGCCGCCAGGTGGCCGCCGAGACCGGCATCCCGGTCATCCCGGTGCAGTCGGAGGGCTTTAAGGGCAACAAGCGCGAGGGCTACGCCGCCGCCTGCCGGGCCATGTTCGAGCTTATCGGCACGGGCGACGTCGCGGACGTGCCGGCCGTGAGCCTGAACATCCTGGGCGACTTCAACCTGGCCGGCGAGATCTGGATCATCCGCGAATACTTCGAGCGCATGGGCGTGGCCGTGGTGGCCAACATCACCGGCGACGGCCGGGTGGACGACATCCGCCGGGCGCACGGCGCGGGCCTCAACGTGGTGCAGTGTTCCGGTGCCACCATGGAACTGGCCAAAATGATGCGCGACAAATACGACATCCCGTTCATCCGGGCCTCGTACCTGGGCATCGAGGACATGGCCGATTCGCTCTACGCCGTGGCCGAACACTTCAAGGACCGGGACCCGGGCATCGTGGCCCGGACCAAGGCTGTGGTGCGCGACGAACTCTCCATCCTGCTCCCGGAACTCAAAAAATACCGCAAGGACCTGGAGGGCAAGAAGGCCGCCGTCTACGTGGGCGGCGCGTTCAAGGCCTTCTCGCTGATTAAGGCCTTCAAGCACCTGGGCATGCGCGTGGTCCTGGTCGGGTCCCAGACCGGCACCAAGGAGGACTACGAGGAACTGGCCGCCATCTGCGATCCGGACACCATCATCGTGGACGACGCCAACCCCTTGGA
Proteins encoded:
- the nifH gene encoding nitrogenase iron protein, producing the protein MRKIAIYGKGGIGKSTTTQNTVAGLAEMGKKIMVVGCDPKADSTRLLLHGLAQKSVLDSLREEGEDVELDDILKEGFGGIMCTESGGPEPGVGCAGRGIITAINMLEQLGAYEADKKLDYAFYDVLGDVVCGGFAMPIRDGKAEEIYIVCSGEMMAMYAANNICKGIVKYANTGGVRLGGIICNSRKVDNEQEMIEELCRQLGTQMIHFMPRDNMVQKAEIHRKTVIDYDPTHPQADEYRTLARKIDENKMFVIPNPLDMNRLEKMLIDFGIAN
- a CDS encoding P-II family nitrogen regulator; translation: MLTMVRAIVRPEKTDDVLSALMDAGFPAVTKFNVAGRGKQRGIKIGEIHYDELPKTMLICVVKDDDKDYVIKTIMESARTGKQGSFGDGKIFVSPVEEMYTISSGTKES
- a CDS encoding P-II family nitrogen regulator, producing MKEVTAIIRMNKMNQTKKALADAGIPAFVALECLGRGRGLINQAVLQGAAEGNEEAIALLGTKGRLYPKRMVTVVVPDADVAKVVETIMAVNRSGKAGDGKIMVMPISDSVRVRTGEAGEAAVS
- the nifD gene encoding nitrogenase molybdenum-iron protein alpha chain, translating into MSTTPKNIEELKKELLDKMPTKVARKRDKGIVPGAGSGEAIPVIQANVRTIPGILTQRGCTYAGCKGVVLGPTRDIVNLTHGPIGCGFYSWLTRRNQTDAGPDGDNYMTYCCSTDMTENDIVFGGEKKLRAAIREAYDNLHPKTISIFATCPVGLIGDDIHAVARQMQDELGITVFANSCEGYKGVSQSAGHHIANNQIFRHIIGTDETPVEGKYKINLLGEYNIGGDAFEIERIFEKCGITLLATFSGNSSIQQFRQAHHADLNTVMCHRSLNYVAEMMETKFGIPWMKINFIGAEATAKSLRRIATYFEDPELMARVEEVIAEELPPVAAAAAEVFPRTAGKTAMLFVGGSRAHHYQELFREIGMETLAAGYEFAHRDDYEGRQVLPTIKVDADSRNIEELEIEPDPTRYRPRKTPEQIKALEDKDLRFKVYEGMIGEMKKEALIIDDINQYETHRLIELLKPDIFCAGIKEKYIIQKMGVPMKQLHNYDMGGPYAGFKGAINWYHEIDRLVNTKVWSLIKAPWRETGPELEAGYVDA
- the nifK gene encoding nitrogenase molybdenum-iron protein subunit beta; protein product: MALLRHTLPEIKERAALTVNPAKTCQPIGAMYAALGVRGCMPHSHGSQGCCAYHRSTLTRHYKEPIVAGTSSFTEGSSVFGGQSNLLQAIDNIFTIYEPDVIAVHTTCLSETIGDDLRQISQKAKDDGKIPDGKHVIYCNTPSYVGTHVTGYANMVKGILKGFVKKTGTPTGKVNIIPGFCEPSDMAEMRRLCGMLGVPITMVPDTDGVVNGPLTGTYEMFPKAGTTPAEVAGMGDATGSIGLGRWATADAVNFLDAEYKVPGKIVDLPLGIQATDRFVNTLRTMAGVPVPASVDFERGQVVDAISDYIQYLHGKKVALAGDPDQILPLVEFLLTLGMIPAYVVTGTGGKLFDERMTELLADAPYACKYKNGEQADMFLLHQWIKQEPVDLLIGNTYMKYIARDEDIPLVRHGFPILDRMGHQYFPSVGYMGALRLIEKITGAIMDRMDRDAPETSFELQM
- a CDS encoding (2Fe-2S) ferredoxin domain-containing protein: MEKPKHLILCCASFRMKGEPKGICHKKGSHSLMGYMEEGVLDRGLDARVVSTGCMKQCEDGPVVVVMPENYWYRGIDSEDAVDEILDALEGGEAAEDRLFT
- a CDS encoding type II toxin-antitoxin system HicA family toxin, with amino-acid sequence MKNKEFLRRLRRHGVELIEGKGKGGHVWAIHNGMKTTIPVHGGRDMDPDFLKDICKQLGLAPKDVL
- a CDS encoding type II toxin-antitoxin system HicB family antitoxin yields the protein MYTYPVTLKTLGNGDVMASFPDVPEAVTYGENEAFALEWAQDALHVALAGYMDDHRDIPPASTPAPGQPTVGPSPLTRIKLAIYQAMRDQGISQLRLAGLLHRDARQVRRILDLDHQSTLNQLVDAAAVLGFRLDVALCKADADDVLPAVPATGLGTAAPARQC
- a CDS encoding omptin family outer membrane protease; translation: MTIGRKSRCIGVVLAFLLVAACAPGRAQAEADDPNWSVTLKTKFLFNSHTSYEFGNPFSPFQSPLSRLEFPLESVWGGLEVRRRLGRLSAGVEYLSSVSDQDAGTFRDSDWDDDEVPTRLSVYSESQCRMRPSYQLAADIDMQVADLLTLPAGFGVRPMLGFRFQRFSFMAHDGTQYEYNTFGTVNVVDPLPGDSISFKQDWYQLVAGLRLGYEWDRPPVLHRIAITSQVDWSYVFGRNLDRHLLRGDRTTREKTAGNAWHATLGVMFGLTESLDLGVEGEYLCIDTRGSHTWREEGQSMTWSHGVRVWSEQSSVSVKVAYRF
- the nifE gene encoding nitrogenase iron-molybdenum cofactor biosynthesis protein NifE — its product is MQHAILEERKDQVHVTGSGPFALACNRDSLAGAVSQRACVFCGSRVVLYPIADALHLVHGPIGCAVYTWDIRGALSSGPELHRLSFSTDLQEKDVIFGGEKKLKAALLELIARHKPKAAFVYATCIVGIIGDDVASVCRQVAAETGIPVIPVQSEGFKGNKREGYAAACRAMFELIGTGDVADVPAVSLNILGDFNLAGEIWIIREYFERMGVAVVANITGDGRVDDIRRAHGAGLNVVQCSGATMELAKMMRDKYDIPFIRASYLGIEDMADSLYAVAEHFKDRDPGIVARTKAVVRDELSILLPELKKYRKDLEGKKAAVYVGGAFKAFSLIKAFKHLGMRVVLVGSQTGTKEDYEELAAICDPDTIIVDDANPLELSQFIKEKDVDVFVGGVKERPIAFKLGVGFCDHNHERKQALEGFVGMLNFAKEIHASVTSPVWRFVPRREMRPGILEERP